A window of the Paenibacillus woosongensis genome harbors these coding sequences:
- a CDS encoding Gx transporter family protein, with the protein MPSLNKPVTPRTLGGESSTLILKRTVIVAIFAAVAVVLSLIESLIPINMGVPGAKLGLANIMVLTCLYFLRARDALMMVLLKTLLTAFIFGTFSSFLFSIMGALFSFAAMWFLLLAGRKRLSMIGISIVGGIAHNIGQLTAASLYFLTTKIFYYLPMLLITGVLTGIAVGIAVRYLIPALSRLSLFESFLAD; encoded by the coding sequence ATGCCGTCGTTAAATAAACCAGTCACACCGAGAACGCTTGGGGGAGAGTCATCCACTCTCATATTGAAAAGAACGGTCATCGTCGCGATTTTCGCTGCGGTTGCGGTCGTGCTGAGCCTGATTGAATCGCTGATACCGATCAATATGGGCGTGCCTGGCGCCAAGCTGGGGCTGGCGAATATTATGGTGCTGACCTGCCTTTATTTTCTGCGGGCGAGGGACGCCTTGATGATGGTGCTGCTGAAAACACTGCTTACTGCTTTTATTTTCGGTACATTCTCCAGCTTCCTCTTCAGCATTATGGGCGCGCTGTTCAGCTTTGCGGCAATGTGGTTCCTGCTCCTGGCAGGACGCAAGAGACTAAGTATGATCGGCATTAGCATCGTCGGGGGGATTGCCCATAACATCGGACAGCTTACTGCGGCATCGCTGTATTTTCTGACGACGAAAATATTCTATTACTTGCCGATGCTGCTTATTACAGGGGTGCTGACGGGGATTGCGGTCGGGATTGCGGTTCGCTATTTGATTCCTGCGCTTTCCAGGTTGTCGTTGTTTGAATCTTTTTTGGCGGATTAA
- a CDS encoding energy-coupling factor transporter transmembrane component T family protein — protein sequence MRGKLLIGRSIDTGSWVHGLDPRAKLTAMVLYLIAIVAVGSWPALGVAAVFSLTYMTATKIPLKYYVKAAKPLWVLMVFIFAVQCFTVTEGTALWQIGSWTLYSGGVSLGLISASRMALLVSFTAILTFTTTPGLLNQGMAGVLKPFEAIGLSAQRLTLMMSIALRFIPTILDESQKIVKAQAARGADLRELPWKEKGKMLVSLLVPVTVGAFRRAEELVLSMESRGYRIGAPRSEYHLLVWKRRDTWFILSFAILAASVLTYRILM from the coding sequence ATGCGGGGAAAACTGCTGATTGGCCGGAGCATCGATACCGGTTCATGGGTTCACGGCCTCGACCCGCGGGCGAAGCTGACGGCTATGGTGCTGTATCTCATTGCAATAGTCGCCGTGGGCTCATGGCCTGCGCTTGGCGTTGCCGCCGTTTTTTCCCTCACTTATATGACGGCAACGAAGATTCCGCTCAAGTATTACGTCAAGGCGGCGAAGCCTCTCTGGGTGTTGATGGTGTTTATCTTCGCCGTCCAGTGCTTTACGGTGACCGAGGGAACGGCGCTGTGGCAGATCGGTTCATGGACGCTGTATTCCGGAGGAGTCAGCCTCGGGCTGATCTCGGCTTCGCGGATGGCGCTGCTCGTATCTTTTACCGCGATACTGACCTTCACGACAACGCCCGGGCTGCTGAATCAAGGAATGGCCGGTGTGTTGAAGCCGTTTGAAGCCATTGGATTATCCGCGCAGCGCCTGACCTTAATGATGAGCATTGCCCTGCGGTTCATCCCGACGATTCTCGACGAGTCGCAGAAGATCGTGAAGGCGCAGGCCGCCCGGGGCGCCGATTTGCGCGAGCTGCCGTGGAAAGAGAAAGGGAAGATGCTGGTATCTTTGCTCGTTCCGGTGACGGTAGGGGCTTTTCGCCGGGCGGAGGAGCTGGTGCTGTCTATGGAATCGAGAGGCTATCGGATCGGTGCGCCGCGCTCGGAATATCACTTGCTCGTCTGGAAGCGCCGGGACACCTGGTTCATTTTATCATTTGCAATCCTGGCTGCCAGCGTGCTGACGTATAGGATTTTGATGTAA
- a CDS encoding energy-coupling factor transporter ATPase codes for MAAATFAYELNGVSFAYAPDAPVLDEVTLRIASGSWVSIVGPNGCGKSTLAKLLGGLLAANSGTIMVEGRELTQDSVWEIRPRIGMVFQNPDNQFIGSTVEEDIAFGLEGRCLSREEMIDRVTRYAEKLEISHLLNKHPAVLSGGQKQRVAIAAILAMEPGIVIFDEASSMLDEKARGELLHIWQDMRSSGDYTLISITHDAEEIMASDRAIVLRGGAIAADAAPAELFEDEELLQACRLIAPYRVRLVQELRKRGLCGEGILPGWQTRRR; via the coding sequence ATGGCTGCAGCAACATTCGCTTACGAATTGAACGGCGTTTCCTTCGCATATGCGCCGGATGCCCCGGTTCTGGATGAGGTAACGCTTCGCATAGCTTCCGGAAGCTGGGTCTCGATCGTCGGCCCTAATGGCTGCGGCAAATCGACCCTTGCCAAGCTGCTGGGCGGATTGCTGGCCGCGAATAGCGGTACGATCATGGTAGAAGGCCGCGAGCTGACCCAGGATTCGGTTTGGGAGATCCGTCCACGGATCGGCATGGTGTTCCAGAATCCGGATAACCAGTTTATCGGCTCCACGGTGGAGGAGGATATCGCCTTTGGATTGGAAGGGCGCTGCCTCTCCCGCGAGGAAATGATCGATCGGGTAACGCGTTACGCCGAGAAGCTGGAAATTAGCCATCTGCTAAACAAGCACCCGGCGGTGCTGTCCGGGGGGCAGAAGCAGCGGGTAGCGATCGCTGCGATCCTGGCGATGGAGCCGGGCATCGTGATTTTCGATGAAGCCTCCTCCATGCTGGATGAGAAGGCGCGCGGCGAACTGCTGCATATCTGGCAGGACATGCGCAGCAGCGGTGATTACACGCTCATCTCGATTACGCATGACGCAGAAGAGATTATGGCTTCGGACCGGGCGATCGTGCTCCGGGGCGGGGCCATTGCTGCTGATGCAGCTCCGGCGGAGCTGTTCGAGGATGAGGAGCTGCTGCAGGCTTGCCGCTTGATCGCGCCTTACCGGGTCAGGCTGGTGCAGGAATTGCGGAAGCGGGGGCTGTGTGGAGAAGGCATTCTCCCTGGCTGGCAAACGAGGAGGCGGTGA
- a CDS encoding NusG domain II-containing protein, which produces MKRGDILLTGLIVVIALAFLVPRWFFDNLSENNHNDNPLVANIKVDGKLVRSVELTEEEQIIEIKTEDGLNILKVHDYGIEMIEADCPDQLCLTFGFVQRNGGTIVCLPHKMIVEIEGASGEGDEIDAVVK; this is translated from the coding sequence ATGAAACGTGGAGATATCCTGCTGACCGGCTTGATTGTCGTCATTGCTCTGGCATTTCTGGTTCCAAGGTGGTTTTTTGACAATTTAAGTGAAAACAATCACAATGACAATCCGCTTGTCGCAAATATCAAGGTCGATGGAAAGCTGGTCCGATCCGTGGAGCTCACGGAAGAGGAGCAAATTATTGAAATCAAAACGGAGGACGGCCTCAACATTTTGAAGGTGCATGATTATGGCATAGAAATGATTGAGGCGGATTGTCCCGACCAGCTGTGCCTGACCTTCGGGTTTGTGCAGCGCAACGGAGGCACGATCGTCTGTCTCCCGCACAAAATGATCGTAGAAATTGAAGGAGCTTCCGGGGAAGGAGATGAGATCGATGCCGTCGTTAAATAA
- a CDS encoding energy-coupling factor transporter ATPase: MAITFEEVSYAYDDRSLWRSGALEGVNLHIQPGTFTGIAGTTGSGKSTLLQHFNGILKPTAGRVRVLDVLIGAQEKAPKMRELRRRVGLVFQFPEQQLFEDTVEKDICFGPLNFGMSLAEAKERAKWALSLLGLDESILQRNPFQLSGGQMRKVAIASVLAMDPEVIALDEPTATLDPQSRAELAALLSKLHREQGKTVIVVTHRMEELLPYVDGWIVMKGGRTLFQGPTDAMVREAAFLEQEGLALPDCIMLWNRLAAEYGLEAEKPCLTPESLAERLAEVFSGGGTLRDREGRWACGENC, translated from the coding sequence ATGGCTATTACATTCGAGGAAGTCAGCTATGCATACGATGACCGCAGCTTATGGCGGAGCGGGGCGCTGGAGGGTGTCAATCTCCATATACAGCCTGGAACATTCACGGGAATTGCCGGGACGACGGGCTCCGGCAAGTCGACGCTGCTGCAGCATTTCAACGGCATCCTGAAGCCGACCGCAGGGCGTGTGCGGGTCTTAGATGTGCTGATAGGCGCCCAGGAGAAGGCACCAAAAATGCGCGAGCTGCGCAGGCGGGTCGGACTCGTGTTTCAATTTCCTGAACAGCAGCTGTTCGAGGATACGGTGGAGAAGGATATTTGCTTCGGACCGCTCAACTTCGGAATGTCTCTCGCGGAAGCGAAGGAGCGGGCGAAATGGGCCTTGTCCCTGCTTGGGCTGGATGAATCGATTCTGCAGAGGAATCCTTTCCAGCTCAGCGGCGGCCAAATGCGCAAGGTAGCCATTGCTTCCGTTCTGGCCATGGACCCGGAGGTCATTGCCCTAGACGAGCCGACAGCGACCCTTGATCCACAGAGCCGGGCCGAGCTGGCTGCGCTGCTGTCGAAGCTGCACCGGGAGCAAGGGAAGACGGTCATCGTCGTGACGCACCGGATGGAGGAACTGCTGCCCTATGTGGACGGCTGGATCGTGATGAAGGGCGGCCGGACGCTGTTTCAGGGGCCGACGGATGCCATGGTCAGAGAAGCCGCCTTCCTGGAACAGGAGGGGCTGGCCCTTCCGGATTGCATCATGCTCTGGAATAGGCTGGCGGCCGAGTACGGGCTGGAGGCGGAGAAGCCGTGCTTAACGCCGGAATCATTGGCTGAACGTCTCGCCGAGGTGTTCTCGGGGGGAGGAACATTAAGAGACAGAGAGGGGAGATGGGCATGCGGGGAAAACTGCTGA